The DNA sequence CCGAAACCGCTAAAGCAGGGTATCGGCTTGGGCTGAATGTAAGAATAGGTGAGGAGCTGTATGTACAGCCAGGGTTCTTTTACACCAAAAACAGTGCAGAGTTGGATAAAGATGCTTTCTCCAATAATGCCGGCGATATCAAGTACGACCATGAAGGCTTTGAAATTCCTGTCATGATCGGTTATCATATCATCAATTCTGACGCTTTCAAATTCAGAGGGCACCTTGGGCCACAGTTCGGCTTTGGCTATACGGGCTCGATCTCGCAGGGCTTCGATGGTATTGATACCAATTCCACCCAATGGACCCTTAAAGCGGGCCTTGGTATCGATGTACTTTTCTTTACCCTTGATGCCGAATATGGTTGGGGCCTCAGCGATTCCTTTACAATTACAGAAGCTGGAAATTCTACCTCTTACAAAAGCAGATCATTCAACTTAACACTCGG is a window from the Persicobacter psychrovividus genome containing:
- a CDS encoding outer membrane beta-barrel protein — protein: MKKFTSLIVVLLCLLGFQAQAQVHLIPSAGLTVSSVNKDAETAKAGYRLGLNVRIGEELYVQPGFFYTKNSAELDKDAFSNNAGDIKYDHEGFEIPVMIGYHIINSDAFKFRGHLGPQFGFGYTGSISQGFDGIDTNSTQWTLKAGLGIDVLFFTLDAEYGWGLSDSFTITEAGNSTSYKSRSFNLTLGIRL